The region AGGAAGTGAGAATGCCGGTATGAGTAGCGAAAAGGAAGGTGAGAATCCTTCCCACCGAAAGCCTAAGGATTCCTGAGGAAGGATCGTCCGCTCAGGGTAAGTCGGGACCTAAGCCGAGGCGTAGATGCGTAGGCGATGGACAACTGGTTGATATTCCAGTACCACCCCAAGTCGTTTGAGTGATGGAGTGACACAGTAAGGTAGGTAATCGCGAGGATGGAAATTCGCGTCTAAACTAGTAGGGTGTTTGGGAGGCAAATCCCCCAAACGAAAAGCCTGAGAAGTGACGGGGAGCCGATAGCGATATTGGCGAACTTACTGACCCTAGACTGTCAAGAAAAGCTTCTAGCGAGACTTGTGGGTGCCCGTACCGCAAACCGACACAGGTAGGCGGGGAGAGAATCCTAAGGTGCGCGGGAGAACCCTCGTTAAGGAACTCGGCAAAATGTCCCCGTAACTTCGGGAGAAGGGGAGCCCTGGGACGTGTAGATTAGAAACGATTGAAGCGTCCTGGGGTCGCAGAAGAGAGGCCCAAGCGACTGTTTACCACAAACACAGGTGCCTGCTAAAGCGAAAGCTGACGTATAGGTGCTGACACCTGCCCGGTGCTGGAAGGTTAAGGGGAGTGCTTAGAAGCAATTCGAAGGTGTGAACCGAAGCCCCAGTAAACGGCGGCCGTAACTATAACGGTCCTAAGGTAGCGAAATTCCTTGTCGGGTAAGTTCCGACCCGCACGAAAGGTGTAACGACTTGGGCACTGTCTCAACGAGGGACCCGGTGAAATTGAAATACCTGTGAAGATGCAGGTTACCCGCGACTGGACAGAAAGACCCCATGGAGCTTTACTGCAGCCTGGCATTGGATTTTGGTAAATCATGTACAGGATAGGTGGGAGACTTAGAAGCGAGGACGCAAGTCTTGGTGGAGTCGCCCTTGGGATACCACCCTTGATTTACTGGAGTTCTAACTGAAGAAGTAACGACTCTCAGGACAGTGCCAGGTGGGCAGTTTGACTGGGGCGGTCGCCTCCGAAAGTGTAACGGAGGCGCCCAAAGGTTCCCTCAGCGCGGTTGGAAATCGCGCGCAGAGTGCAAAGGCAGAAGGGAGCTTGACTGCGAGTCAGACAAGACGAGCAGGGACGAAAGTCGGGCTTAGTGATCCGGTGGTACCGAGTGGAAGGGCCATCGCTCAACGGATAAAAGCTACCCTGGGGATAACAGGCTAATCTCTCCCAAGAGTCCATATCGACGGGGAGGTTTGGCACCTCGATGTCGGCTCATCACATCCTGGGGCTGAAGTAGGTCCCAAGGGTTGGGCTGTTCGCCCATTAAAGTGGTACGTGAGCTGGGTTCAGAACGTCGTGAGACAGTTCGGTCCCTATCCATCGCGGGCGTAAGAGACTTGAGGGGAACTGCTCCTAGTACGAGAGGACCGGAGTGGACTGACCAATGGTGTACCAGTTATCCCGCCAGGGGTACAGCTGGGTAGCTACGTCGGGAACGGATAAACGCTGAAAGCATCTAAGCGTGAAACCGGCCTCAAGATGAGGTCTCTCACAGCATAAGCTGGTAAGGCCCCTTGTAGAACACGAGGTTGATAGGCCAGGAGTGTAAGGGCAGTAATGTCTTCAGCTGACTGGTACTAATAGGCCGAGGGCTTGACTTATGGCCAGACACACAGCGCTTCAGCGCTGATGTGGTCGGCAAGTTCTGAGCGTAGCGAAGAACATCCTATGTCTAATCCAAGCAAATGTGCATACACTTTCTTCTGTGATGTTTTGAGGGAGCGTACTTTTAAGAGATGCTTACCTCTACAATCTGGTGCCGATAGCTGTGGGGTCCCACCCGTTCCCATACCGAACACGGCAGTTAAGCCCACATACGCCGAAAGTACTTGGCTGGAAACGGCCTGGGAGGATAGGTAGGCGCCGGTTAGACAGAGTACCGCTAAGGTACTCTGTCTGTCTCTCACATCGCGGGGTGGAGCAGCTGGCAGCTCGTCGGGCTCATAACCCGAAGGTCGCAGGTTCAAATCCTGCCCCCGCAACCAAATTATCAATAACATCTGGTGCCGATAGCTGTGGGGTCCCACCCGTTCCCATACCGAACACGGCAGTTAAGCCCACATACGCCGAAAGTACTTGGCTGGAAACGGCCTGGGAGGATAGGTAGGCGCCGGTTAGACAAACCCCGTTCGTATTCACGAACGGGGTTTTGCCTGTTTGTAGGAAAGTTTGAGGACCGACGTCAAACAGAAGGAGAAGTATTATCAGAAGATTGACTTTAATTAGTATTGACTACTGAAAATGTATGGTGGTAAAATAAAACTGTACTCATATAGTATAGTATACAGTGGAGGCATCACGTGCAGTTTAACCAAGCAACCGATTACGCATTCCGGGCGATGCTCCATTTGGCGGCACGGCCTCCCGGATCTATAGTCAGTATCCAGCAATTGGCGGCGAGCGAGGCAATTCCACCCCGTTTTCTCCAGAAGATAACGCGTCCGCTCGGCAAGGCCGGTCTGATACGTTCTCATCGGGGGGTTGAAGGCGGGTTTGCGCTTGCCCGTCCGGCCGAAGAAATCAGTTTGCTGGACATTATCACGGCTGTGGAAGGAAAGTTGGTCGTCCACCGTTGCCTAGCGGAAAGGGAGGCCTGCAATAAGCACTGCACGGAAGAATGCCCCGTGCACGCAACTTTGGCAAGGTTGCAGGCGCAGTTGGTCGCCGGACTCAGGCAAGCGAACCTAGCGGCGTTGGTGGCTGAGCAGCGGGGCCGAAAATGAGTAATCGCCGGTTTTGGCGGAAGTCTTTTAACGAGGAGTGGGGATAAGTGGATGAACTTTTGCTAGCCCGGTGGCAGTTCGGGATTACCTCAACCTATCATTTCTTATTTGTGCCGCTTACTTTAGGGCTGTCGCTGCTGGTGGCGGCGATGGAAACGGTTTACGTTCGTACTGGTAACGAGCTTTATAAGAAAATGGCCCAGTTCTGGGGCAAATTGTTTCTTATCAATTTTGCCCTCGGAGTGGTAACCGGATTGGTGCAGGAATTTGAGTTCGGCATGAACTGGTCGGAGTACTCGCGCTTTATGGGCGATATCTTCGGAGCGCCGTTGGCGCTGGAGGCTCTTACCGCTTTCTACCTTGAATCCACCTTCATCGGGATATGGATATTCGGTTGGAAACGTTTATCGAAGGGCATGCACGCCGCCGCCATCTGGATTGTAGCCTTGTCCAGCAATCTTTCGGCCTTCTGGATTTTGGCGGCGAATTCTTTCATGCAGGCGCCCGTCGGTTATGTGCTGCGCAACGGCCGGGCCGAAATGAACGATTTTTCCGCCTTGTTGGCCAATCCGTACTTATGGAATCAATTCCCCCATACAGTTCTGGGGGGCCTGGTGACCGGTGGCGTTTTCGTCATGGCCATAAGCGCCTACCATCTGCTGCGGCGGAGCCAGGTGGAGTTTTTCCGGCCGTCTTTGAAAATCGGGCTTATCTGCGCCTTAACCGCCAGTCTGTTGGTGGTCGTTACCGGTCACCGGCAGGCCCAGTATCTTGCCGAGGCCCAGCCGATGAAGCTGGCGGCCATTGAGGCCTTGTGGGAGACGGCCGATCCGGCGCCGTTCACCTTTTTCACCGCTATCGACAGCGGGAAGCAAGAGAACCGCGGGGGTGTTAGTTTGCCCGGCGGCCTGTCGCTGCTAGTGCACAGTTCGCCGACTGGCGAGGTGAAGGGCATAAAAGACCTCCAGCAAGAGAGCGAAAAGCGTTTCGGTCCCGGTTCCTATGCTCCCGATATCCCGTCGGTGTTCTGGAGTTTCCGGATTATGGTGGCGGCCGGCTGCTGGCTGTTGGCGGTCGCGGGCTTGTGCGCCTATTATTTGCGGCGCGGTACGCTGGAGGATAAGCCGCTTGCGTTGAAAGCGGTGGTGGTTACCCTCGCTGTGCCGTATATCGCCAATTCAACCGGCTGGTACGTGGCGGAGGCCGGGCGGCAGCCGTGGATCGTGGTCGGCCTGCAGCGGGTTGAGCAAGCTGTGTCGCCAACAGTATCGGCAGCCAGTATTGGGATTACGCTTGTCGGTTTCACGCTTGTGTATGGGGTTTTGGCGGTAGTTGGCATTTATCTACTGGGTAAGTTCGCCAAGCAGGGACCGGTGGCGCCGTTCGCGGCGAAGCCGGCCGAAGGCAAGGGGGTGGCGCTGTGGAACTGAGTGTTGTCTGGTTTGTGCTTGTCGCTGTTTTGTTCACAGGTTTCTTTTTCCTTGAGGGGTTCGACTATGGAGTAGGAGTGCTGTTGCCCTTGCTGGGGCGCACGGATGATGAACGACGGCTGATCATCGGTTCGATCGGCCCGGTTTGGGACGGTAACGAGGTCTGGATGATAACGGCCGGGGGCGCGATGTTTGCCGCATTTCCCCATGTTTACGCCACTCTGTTCAGCGGTTTTTACCTGGCTCTTTTCCTAATGCTCGTCGCGCTAATCGTTCGCGGCGTGGGCCTGGATTTTCGCAGCAAGCAGTCAGGGCCTGCCTGGCGTAGCACTTGGGACTGGCTGATCTTCGCCGGTAGCCTGGTGCCCGCGCTGCTGTGGGGCGTGGCGGTGACCAATCTTTTAAAAGGAGTGCCTATCGATGCCAAGATGAATTATGTCGGCACTTTTTTCGATCTTTTAAGTCCGTACACCTTGATAGGCGGCGTCGCCTTCCTGCTGGTGTTCATTTATCACGGGGCGGCCTATCTTGTTCTCAAGCTGGAGGATCCTTTGGCCGGGCGGGCCCGCCGGACGGCTCTAACGGTCGGTGTTTTTGCGGCGATCGCTTTCCTGGCGCTGGTTGGAATGACCTACATATATACCGATCTTTTCGCCAGCGTCGGCGCGGGCGTCAGTCTGTGGGCGGCCGTAGGAGCATTTGTCGTCAGTTATCTGGCCATGAGGGCCCACCGCACCGGATGGGCGTTTGTCGGCAGCGGCCTGGCGATTGTGTTTACGACGGCGGCGTTTTTCTGGGGGCTTTTTCCCCGCCTGATGGTTTCCAGCCTCAATTCCGCCTGGAGTCTCACGGTGACCAACGCTTCCTCCAGCCCGCTCACGCTGAAGCTGATGACCGTTGCCGCCGGACTGCTGGTGCCGGTCGTGCTGGCCTATCAGGCCTGGAGCTACTGGATTTTCCGCAAAAGGGTAACGCTGCGCGATCTCGAATATTAACTAAAGGCGACCGTGACCATCCTAACGGTAGGTCACGGTCTTTCTATTTTAGGGGGGCGGCGATGTTTCACCGCGGTTTGTGGAATGAGGGTAAAAAACAGAGCCGTCAACTGGCGCTCCTGGCAGGCGCGGGCGTGGCCGCAGGCGGCGCGGCCGTGGCTCAGGCCTATGTGTTCGCGCGCCTTGTGGACGGCGTGTTTTTGAAAAGCCTGGGCGTCGGCCAATTAAGGCATTGGATATACGGTCTGATAGCGATAATGGTTGCGAGGGCGGCTATTACCTGGATTATCGAGACGGTCGGCAGCCGCCTGGCGCTGGCGGTGAAAACCGATCTCAGGCGACGCCTGTTGACCCATTTGGCTGCCCTGGGGCCAGTGCACGGCGGGGCGGAGAGGACGGGAGAACTGGCCAATTTGCTGGGTGAAGGCATGGAAAGCCTCGATGCCTTTTTCGCCCGCTATCTGCCGCAGTTGGCGGTGACCGTCGCCGTGCCGCTGCTTGTGCTCGCGGTTGTGGCTCCCATCGATGGCGTAGCCGCCATCATCATGCTGGCGACGGCGCCGCTCATACCGATAATGATGGCGTTGATCGGCCGCTGGGCGGGCGAATTGCATCAGAAGCGCTGGCAAGTACTCAGCAGCCTCAGCGGCCATTTTCTCGACGTGCTGAAAGGGCTCACGACGTTGAAGCTTTTCGGACGCAGCCGCGAGCAGGCGGATATAATATTTGCTTACAGTGAAGAGTTCCGGCGGACGACGATGGGGGTGCTGCGGATCGCTTTTCTGTCGTCTCTTACCCTTGAGCTTTTGTCGACAATCAGCATCGCGCTGGTGGCGGTGACAGTCGGCCTCAAGCTACTGTATGCCGGCATCGGTTTTGGGGAGGCTTTTTTCATCTTGCTGCTGGCGCCGGAGTTTTATCTGCCTTTTCGTCTGCTGGGCGGCCATTTCCACGCCGGAGCGGCGGCCGTCGCCGCCGCCGGGCGCATTTTCGACCTTCTGGCGCAACCGGTGCCGGAAGGGGCTTACGGCACGCTTCCCTTGGCTGCGGGCAAGGGGATAACGGTGGAACTGTCGGCCGTTTCTTTCTGCTACCCCGGACGCGACCGTCAGGCGCTGATGGACGTCTCCTTCACTATTCCGGCCGGCAAGCGGGTGGCGTTGGTAGGGCCGAGTGGTGCCGGTAAGACTACGGTGGTTAATCTGCTGCTGGGGTTTGCGGCGCCCGCGCGGGGGGCTGTCAGAGTGAACGGGCAGGATATAAAAAGCGTATGCCGGGAGGACTGGTTGCGCAATGTCTCTTATATCCCCCAGTTTCCGCATATTTTCGCCGGCACGGTCGCCGACAATATCCGCCAGGGCGGTCGCGGCTCTCAGGCGAAGGTGGTGGCGGCGGCCGAGGCGGCCGAGGCGCATGCATTCATCAGCCGCCTGCCCCGGGGATATGACACGCTCATCGGCGAGGGAGGCCTGGCCCTGAGCGGCGGCGAGGCGCAGCGTATCGCCATCGCCCGCGCATTTTATCGTCAGGCGGCATTTATTATCCTTGACGAGGCGACGAGCGGGCTGGATCCTCGGACGGAAAAAGCGGTGCGGACAGGATTGGACAGGCTGCTGGCCGGCCGCACCGCTCTGATAATCGCCCATCGCCTGACAACCGTGTATTCCGCCGACTTGATCGTCGTACTTACGGAAGGCATGGTCGCCGAGCAGGGCCGTCATGAGGAACTAGTGGTCAAGGAAGGGGTGTATTCCCGGTTGGTGGGCGCCTACCGGGGAACGGCATGAGGTGCTTTTGCCGTCTTCTGGGGCTGGCCGGACCGGTTTGGCTGCTGCTGGCCGCCGCGGCGGGGGCTGGTTTCCTGGCGGTGGCGGCCGGGGCGGGCATGCTGGCGACCGCTGCCTATCTCATCGCCATGGCGGCTTTGTCGCCGCCGCTCGCCGCCCTGTCGGTCTCAATCGCGGGGGTGCGTTTCTTTACGCTGCTGCGGGCCGGAACCCGATATTTAGAGCGCTACCTGGCGCACGACGCAATCCTGCGGCTTTTGAGCGACCTGCGGGTACGGCTGTATAGGGCTCTCGAAAGGTTGGCTACCGCCCGCTTTGACGCTATCGGCGACGCCGATTTGTTCGCCCGCCTTGTCGCCGATATCGACAGGCTTCAGTTTTTTTACCTGCGGGTGGTGCTGCCGCTTCTTGTGGCCGTAATGGCAACAGTCGGGCTGGGGTGTTTTCTCGGCGTGTTCGCCTGGCACTTGATCTACCCCGCAGTCGCCGGGTTTCTGGTGGCCGGGGGTGTGCTGCCGCTGGTGTTTTATCGCGTGGGAGCCGGACTGGGCAGGGTGCTGGCGACCGCCGGGGCCGAGCATAGCACGGCGGTCATTGATTGCCTGCGCGGCTGGCGGGAACTGGCGGCCGCCGGCAAGCTCAGCCAGCAGGCCGAACGGGTGGTGCAGGCTGACCATCGCCTGGCGCAGGCCCAGAAGGGAGCGGCCGGCCTGACCGGATTGGCCGACGCGGCCAGTGGCCTGGTAGTAAATCTCACGGTGTTGGCCGTCTTTTTGGCGGCGGCGGAAATGGTGCGGAGCGATCAGCTTCCTGGCGTTTATCTGGGGGCGCTGACCCTGGCTGTTCAAGGGGCGGCCGAGGCGATGCTGCCGCTGACCGCGATTTTCCGGCACTGGGGCGAGAGCATGTCGTCCGCCGAGCGCGTCTTTTCCCTGCTTATATATGGGCCGGTTTTGGAGAAGGCAAACCGTGAAGAGGTACCGGTGGCGTATGATATCGAACTACGTGATGTCCGGTTCCGGTATCAGCCTGAAGGCCCGTGGGTGCTCGACGGATTGTCGCTTTCGCTGGCGGCGGGAAGCCGTGTGGGGGTGGTGGGCGCCAGCGGAGCGGGCAAAAGCACACTGGCCAAACTGCTGCTGCGGCTTTACGACCCTGAGGATGGCTGTGTTTTGTTGGGAGGACGGGATATACGCGAATACCGGTCAGAAGCCGTGTGGGCGTCGATGGGAGTGGTTGAGCAGCACAATCATCTTTTTAACGCCAGCGTCGCCGACAATATTCGCCTTGCCAAACCGTCAGCCGGCGAAAACGAGGTTGTCGCCGCCGCCAGGGCGGCCGGCCTGGGAAAGATCATCGACGAATGGCCGCAGGGGCTGGCATCATCCGTAGGGGAGAACGGTCACTGTTTATCGGGCGGCGAGCGTCAGCGGGTGGCGATGGCCCGCGTGCTGCTGAAAAAGCCGCAGGTATTCATCCTTGACGAACCGACCGCCGGGCTTGACCCGGTAAGCGCACAAACGCTGCTGGACTCGCTGCTGGCTGGCGCGGACGGCCGAACGACCCTGTCGATAACCCACCGCTTGGCAGGCCTGGCGGTCATGGACGATATTATCGTCCTCGATCAGGGCCGGGTGGCCGAACGGGGGAGTTTCGACGAACTACTGGCCAGACAGGGGATTTTTTATGAAATGTGGCGATTGGAGCAAGACTTGTTCTAAGTAGGCAAAGAGGGCGAAGACGCGGTGTCTTCGCCCTCTTTGGGGATTCACTTGTCGAAGGCCAGCAGGATGACCGGATTGCCATATTTTTTGGCCAACTCGCCTTCGTAGTCCTTGATGGCGGCGATCTGATCCGGCGACAGTTTGGCCAGCGGCGCTTTGAGATCCATTGCGGAAGCTCCTTTCCTAAAGGCAATTTTGTTCATAACATCTCCCAACCAGGATAGTCTATACGCGGATTTTTTAGCGGCGTTCCGCTGTTAGAGGCCAAGCCGAAAAACAAAGGCCGGAACCGATCGGTTCCGGTCTTTGTTTTACAGCCTGTTGCTCGCTCCCAGGACATTTTTGATTTTGTGTTTGACCATATTTTTGATCGCTTCGCGGGCGGGGCGCAGGTAGTCGCGGGGGTCGAATTTGTCGGGATTTTGGGCGAGGGATTCGCGGATGCTGGCGGTCATGGCCAGGCGGAGATCAGTGTCGATGTTGATTTTGCATACTCCCATGGTGCCGGCTTTTTTGAGCATTTCCTCGGGAACGCCTTGCGCGTCCTTGATCTGGCCGCCGTAAGCGTTGCATTTGGCGACAAACTCGGGCAGGACGGTAGAGGCACCGTGGAGAACGATGGGGAAGCCGGGAATGAGGGCGGCTATCTTGGCGAGGCGATCGAAATCAAGTTGCGGCTCGCCCTTGAATTTATAGGCGCCGTGGCTGGTGCCGATGGCGATCGCCAGTGAGTCGACGCCGGTGCGGCGCACGAACTCGGCGGCCTGGTCGGGGTCGGTGTAGGTGGCGTCTTTGGCACTGACGTTGACGGCATCCTCCACACCGGCGAGGCGGCCCAGTTCGCCTTCGACCACTACGCCGCGGGCGTGGGCGTATTCGACCACCCGCTTGGTCAGCGCGATGTTCTCCTCAAAAGGATACTTGGAGCCATCGATCATAACGGAAGTGAATCCGCCGTCAACACAGGCTTTGCAGATTTCGAAGTCTTCGCCGTGGTCGAGATGCAGGCAGATCGGCAGGCCGGTATCTTCGACAGCCGCCTCGACGAGTTTCATGAGGTATATATGTTTGGCGTATTTGCGGGCGCCAGCCGATACCTGCAGGATTAGCGGGGCCTGTTCCTCCTTAGCGGCGTCTACGATGCCCTGAATGATTTCCATGTTGTTGACGTTAAACGCGCCCACAGCGTAATTGCCATAGGCTTTTTTGAACATTTCCGCTGACGATACCAACGGCATAGAGATTCCCTCCTTGCTTTTTGTCCGCGTTAATTATATCACATTTTCCCAATTAGCGGAAAACGGTGTAGCGGCATTTCGGCCAGGGTTGCGCTAATCGCCGCCAGTCGGCGGAGAGTGCAGCTTGTCCAGCAGTTGGGCCATATCGGGGGGCAACGCGCTTGACAGCGATATCCGCTCGCCGCCGATCGGGTGGGAGAAGGCCAGAGCCGCTGCATGGAGAGCCGGCCTGGCGATGAGGGCGGTGGAGCCTCCGTACAGGTCGTCGCCGAGGATGGGATGCCCGAGGTGGGCGAGATGGACGCGAATCTGGTGTGTTCGGCCGGTAAGCAGGCGAAGGCGGACAACGCTGTGCGGGCCGGCTGTGGTGACTGTTTCGTAAATGGTGGCGGCGGTCTTGCCATCCGGGCAAACAGTGCGCTCGATGATGCTGCCTGGCAGACGCCCCACTGGCGCGTCGATCACGCCGGCCGGGGGGAGGGGATGTCCGGTGACGAGGGCGAGGTAAGAGCGCTCGATGGGCTTGGCGTTTTCCGAAGACAGGAGGTGCTGAACATAAGGGTTCTTGGCGATCAGAATCAGACCCGACGTATTGCGGTCCAGACGATGCACCGGGTGAAAGGCGCCAGGTTCACCCAGCGTGCGCAAGTGATGGACGATCGCATTGGCCAGCGTGGGTTCCGGTGTACCGCTCGCCGGATGGACGAGCAGGCCGGCGGGCTTATCCACCACCAGCAGGTGCTCGTCTTCGTAACTGATGGCGAGGGGCAGGGAAAGGGGAGCTATAGTGCTCTCGTCAGGCCAGGAGATGGTGATGACATCGCCCGGCGTTACGGCTGTCTGCCAGGGAACGGGCCGCCCGTTAACGCGGATGGCATCCGGGGTGCGCTTCAGTTTGCGGCGGAGGGTAAGGGAGAAATTGAGACGGCGGAGGAGCTTGCTCAGTTGCGCGGGTTGTTCGCCGCCGGGGAGGGTAAAAGTGAACATGATGTCAGTCCTTTGCGGATGCTTATATTTAGTATTTCGTTTTCCGGCGGCCCGATTCCTGGGTGACGCTGTCAGGAAAGGCCGATCTGAGACGGACAAAAAAAACCTGCCCTCGCAGGCAGTGTTTTCACAGTATATCCTGGATCAGCGCGATTAGCTCGGCCATATGTTCTCGTTCGGCGGTCATGGATTCTCTGAGGTAATCGCCCATCGGATGCCCCCGCCATCCATAGACATCGGCAAAGCGGCGGTGCCGGCGGTTCAAAGCTGACAGAATAGGCAGAAGAGGCAGGCGGCTTCCGTAGTTTTCGGGGCCGGTCTCGGTGCTGTCGCTGTCACGCAGGCTCATGCCGTGCTTGCTCAGGACGGCCGCCATTTGATCGTCATGGAGGGTGATCATGTGGAGGACGTCCAGGTAACCGTTCCAGTGGTCAACGGCCATGTCGTCCAGGGTGTCCCGGGCGGTGCCGCTGGCTTGGCCGGCGGCTTCCAGGGCGGTGCGCAGGAGATCAAGCTGTTCCGAGGCTTCGAGATGCAGGCGCCGAAGATGATCCGCGTCAACCGTCATCGGCCTGCGGTCGCGGTTCTTTTTCACGGCAAACCCTCCTCATAAGGGTGGATGGTATATCTTATGCCGCCGCGAAATGGATGTGAAGACAGCGCCCGGGCCGCCTTTATTTATATGGGGCGATGAAGCGGATCATTTTGATCGGGATATGCATGGACAGGCAGCGATGACGGACATTTACGTTGACGATGACGAAGTCACAGCCTACGTAGCACAGGGTGCCGCAGAAAGATTCCCTGCCGCAGAAGCGGGCATCCACCGAAAAGAGCACTTCGTCGCCAAGCAGGCATAGGATGCGGTCTTTGAGGCTCTCGCGATGGAAGTCGTACATCTTGTACGCCATGGGCTCGTCGCAGCAGACGTCTTTCATCATGTAGTCGTCGCAGACGGGCTCCATGTTGTCATCGCATTGATACCAGTGCGGATATTTGCAGTCCATAGGCCTTAGTATCCTCCTTTATTTTTTTATGGAGAAATGGTATAATTTTTTTGCTGTCTACCTGCTACATCATATGAGAAGCTGAAACATAATGTTACTTTTGTCAACACCCAGGAGGTGGGGGATTGCTGCGTTTTTTACTACATACCGAGAGAGGCGTTCTCATATTACTGACTTTGACTGCCGTAATGTGGGGTGGTAACGCGGTGACCGCCAAGTACGTCGTGGGCGAACTGCCGCCGGTTACCACCGCTTTTTTTCGTTTTGCCTGGGTAAGCGCCATTTTGCTGACACTTGCCTGGCGTGTCGAAGGGGCCAAGTGTTTGCCTGAACGGCGGCAGTTGCCGGGGATCCTGGCTATGGCCGCCACCGGCATTTTTGGGCATAATTTCCTCGTTTATAGCGGAGTCAAGCTGTCGACCGCCACCAACATGAGCCTGTTTGCCGCCGTCAATCCGGTCATCACCGCCTGCCTGGCCGCCGTATTTTTGCACGAGCGGCTCACGGGACGGCAGATGCTGGGAGTGGCGCTATCCCTGATGGGGGTGGTGACGGTAATCACCAGAGGCGATGCAAGCGTGCTTACGGGGCTGAGTTTCAACTTCGGCGACATTCTCCTGGCTGCCGCTCCGGTCGCGTGGGCGGTGTATTCAGTTGTCGGCCGGCGCGTTATGAGGGGGATGTCGGCGCTGGCGGCGACAGCGTGGGCAAGCCTGGCAGGGACGGCATTGCTGCTAGCGGCCGCCCTGTGGGAGGGATTCGACGGCGCGATCGCCCTGAGCACTGTGGGCTGGGCCGGTATGACGTATATGATCATCGGCAGCGGCGTTATCGCCTTCTATTGGTGGAACCAGGGAGTAACGGTCGTCGGGCCTAGCCGGGCGGCAATCTTCATGAACTTAATACCCTTGTCCGGCATGTTCTTAGCGGCCGTGCTGCTGCACGAATCAATCTCCGCCGAGCAGGCGGCAGGGGCGGCGATGATAATAGGCGGCGTCTGGCTGACAACGCAAAGACCTTAGCGCATCTACATTTAAGGCTGCGAGCAGGATATTGCGCATTTAGTCCCGAAATATTAATCACACGCCATTAGGGAGGATGCCATGTCTCCTTCGATTGTGACTTTCTGGGGCGCGTTGCTTGGCTGGTTCCTCATGCCGCGAATCAGAAAAAAAAACCGGAGCATTCGCGCGTTTAGGCCTATCTGGGCATATGCCTGCGCGATAATAATCGCGTTAGCGGTGATGTATTTGTTCGAATACCACCGCAAAGCATGGCTGTTTGTTTTTGGAATGGCCGTTCAGCTCATGGTGTTTGCTTCCGTGGCCTGGTTACGCCGGCCGGCGGCCAAAGACGGCCGTAAATAGTAGGCCTGTCGGGAGGATAGTATGGAAATCGGTCAAAACGTATATATTGTGTTGTGTGGCTTTCTGGTATGGCTGATAATCGCCCCACGCCTTAGTGCGGAACGATACGGTGATTGGTTCCTCGCCTATATGGCCGCCTTATTGCTCAGTCTGATAGCCAGTGCCGAAATAATGATGGTAAAGCCGGTAGCTTTCTTTTTTACCGTGGGCGGC is a window of Selenomonadales bacterium 4137-cl DNA encoding:
- the fba gene encoding class II fructose-1,6-bisphosphate aldolase, which encodes MPLVSSAEMFKKAYGNYAVGAFNVNNMEIIQGIVDAAKEEQAPLILQVSAGARKYAKHIYLMKLVEAAVEDTGLPICLHLDHGEDFEICKACVDGGFTSVMIDGSKYPFEENIALTKRVVEYAHARGVVVEGELGRLAGVEDAVNVSAKDATYTDPDQAAEFVRRTGVDSLAIAIGTSHGAYKFKGEPQLDFDRLAKIAALIPGFPIVLHGASTVLPEFVAKCNAYGGQIKDAQGVPEEMLKKAGTMGVCKINIDTDLRLAMTASIRESLAQNPDKFDPRDYLRPAREAIKNMVKHKIKNVLGASNRL
- a CDS encoding DMT family transporter, yielding MLRFLLHTERGVLILLTLTAVMWGGNAVTAKYVVGELPPVTTAFFRFAWVSAILLTLAWRVEGAKCLPERRQLPGILAMAATGIFGHNFLVYSGVKLSTATNMSLFAAVNPVITACLAAVFLHERLTGRQMLGVALSLMGVVTVITRGDASVLTGLSFNFGDILLAAAPVAWAVYSVVGRRVMRGMSALAATAWASLAGTALLLAAALWEGFDGAIALSTVGWAGMTYMIIGSGVIAFYWWNQGVTVVGPSRAAIFMNLIPLSGMFLAAVLLHESISAEQAAGAAMIIGGVWLTTQRP
- a CDS encoding RluA family pseudouridine synthase; protein product: MFTFTLPGGEQPAQLSKLLRRLNFSLTLRRKLKRTPDAIRVNGRPVPWQTAVTPGDVITISWPDESTIAPLSLPLAISYEDEHLLVVDKPAGLLVHPASGTPEPTLANAIVHHLRTLGEPGAFHPVHRLDRNTSGLILIAKNPYVQHLLSSENAKPIERSYLALVTGHPLPPAGVIDAPVGRLPGSIIERTVCPDGKTAATIYETVTTAGPHSVVRLRLLTGRTHQIRVHLAHLGHPILGDDLYGGSTALIARPALHAAALAFSHPIGGERISLSSALPPDMAQLLDKLHSPPTGGD